A region from the Salicibibacter cibarius genome encodes:
- a CDS encoding osmoprotectant ABC transporter substrate-binding protein, protein MKQKGIAVMLATMLLLSGCALPGLSGPSDSTVRIGTLDTIESEVWGNIIAQMIEHHTDLETELITNLGSSIVQHQAMMNDQVDITSTRYTGTDLAGVLDIEGVTDTDKAMEIVQEEFDRQFEQTWGDSYGFENSYTVSVPEAFAQEHDIQHVDDLEPFADEMNFGVDNAWVNRVGDGYEAFTETHFPFGDVYPMAIGLVYDAAANGNMDAVLGYSSDGRIAAYELTVLEDEFFPPYDASPVIQNEVIEEHPELEAILDSLADTVSTEDMQDMNYQGDVNLVNPSHIAEQFLDENNYFEQEVNE, encoded by the coding sequence ATGAAACAAAAAGGAATCGCTGTAATGTTGGCGACCATGCTCCTTCTTTCGGGGTGTGCGTTGCCCGGCCTAAGCGGTCCATCCGATAGCACGGTTCGAATTGGAACGTTGGATACGATCGAATCAGAGGTTTGGGGAAATATCATTGCCCAAATGATTGAACACCATACCGATTTGGAAACGGAGCTGATTACGAATCTCGGTTCTTCCATTGTCCAGCACCAAGCGATGATGAATGATCAAGTTGACATCACCTCTACTCGGTATACCGGCACAGATTTAGCCGGTGTCCTTGATATTGAAGGTGTTACGGATACGGACAAAGCGATGGAAATTGTACAAGAAGAATTCGACCGGCAATTTGAGCAAACATGGGGAGATTCTTATGGCTTTGAGAACAGTTATACCGTTTCTGTGCCGGAAGCTTTTGCACAGGAACATGATATTCAACATGTAGATGACCTTGAACCTTTTGCCGATGAAATGAATTTTGGTGTAGATAATGCCTGGGTCAATCGGGTAGGGGACGGTTACGAGGCGTTTACGGAAACGCATTTCCCGTTCGGAGATGTGTATCCGATGGCAATAGGCCTTGTATATGACGCGGCTGCCAATGGCAATATGGATGCTGTGCTAGGCTATTCTTCGGATGGCAGAATTGCAGCTTATGAGCTAACTGTACTGGAAGATGAATTTTTCCCGCCTTATGACGCATCTCCGGTTATTCAAAACGAAGTGATCGAGGAACATCCGGAACTCGAAGCCATCCTTGATTCACTGGCGGATACGGTTTCGACGGAAGATATGCAAGACATGAATTATCAGGGGGATGTTAACCTCGTAAATCCATCCCATATCGCGGAACAATTCCTTGATGAAAATAACTATTTTGAACAGGAGGTGAACGAGTGA
- a CDS encoding ABC transporter permease: MSVWEQMVTYVSQNGLYILEEFYRHFLMAAYGVLFAAIVAIPLGILIARYGRLSKWVLSFGSIIQTIPALGFMALLMVTLGLGTTTVVTTLFFYSLLPIIQNTYVGMKGVDGTVIEAAHASGMTRFQLLRKVELPLAVSVIMAGIRTALVIGIGIVAIGAFVGAGGLGAIIVRGTNATDGTAIILAGAVPTALMAIIADLLMGKIERNLNPANKASAASK, translated from the coding sequence ATGAGTGTTTGGGAACAGATGGTGACCTACGTATCTCAAAATGGGCTTTACATTTTGGAAGAATTTTATCGTCATTTTTTAATGGCTGCCTATGGTGTTTTGTTCGCTGCCATTGTTGCCATTCCGCTAGGAATTTTGATCGCTCGCTACGGAAGGCTGAGCAAATGGGTGCTATCATTTGGAAGCATTATTCAAACCATTCCCGCCCTCGGTTTTATGGCGCTTCTTATGGTTACCCTTGGATTGGGAACGACGACAGTAGTCACGACACTGTTTTTCTACTCTTTGCTTCCAATCATTCAAAATACGTATGTTGGTATGAAGGGCGTTGACGGAACCGTCATCGAAGCTGCCCATGCTTCCGGCATGACACGCTTTCAGCTTCTGAGAAAGGTCGAGCTTCCGCTGGCTGTCAGCGTGATTATGGCTGGAATACGCACCGCACTCGTTATAGGGATAGGAATTGTAGCGATTGGAGCATTTGTCGGAGCTGGTGGCCTCGGTGCGATCATCGTGCGCGGAACCAATGCTACCGACGGAACGGCCATTATTTTGGCCGGGGCAGTGCCAACGGCATTGATGGCGATTATCGCCGATCTGTTGATGGGGAAGATCGAACGAAATTTAAACCCTGCGAATAAAGCGAGTGCTGCTTCAAAATAA